A genomic window from Salvelinus namaycush isolate Seneca chromosome 21, SaNama_1.0, whole genome shotgun sequence includes:
- the LOC120066353 gene encoding proton myo-inositol cotransporter-like codes for MSNPMGVMRKKVTDDRERRSLIRARSESSTNNPGVTVTSAAGEPELATDQDVTPVFVYVLAFFSALGGFLFGYDTGVVSGAMLLLKKEMHLTTLWQELLVSSTVGAAALSALAGGTLNGLYGRRICILMASFIFTAGGVVLGAAPNKEVLLVGRITVGLGIGIASMTVPVYLAEVSPPHLRGQLVTIYTLFITAGQFIASVVDGAFTYLHHNGWRYMLGLSIVPAVLQFSGFLFLPESPRWLLQKGLTQQARQVLSRIRGGQNIEKEYDSMRTNIEDEEKDAGGLVLWRMLTRPPTRRALTVGCGLQMFQQLSGINTVMYYSATILQMAGVRDDKQAIWLASATAATNFLFTLVGVWLVERVGRRKLTLGSLIGTALSLTVLAIGFLLSAQHSPAVTLHPTDTSLNSTSCTLYGSCEPCMLDPGCGFCYRENGSTVYDSSCIPVNQTSTDEAAWGRCSNLSQVSDGSLWAYNYCPTSYSWIVLLGLILYLAFFAPGMGPMPWTVNSEIYPLWARSTGNACSAGVNWICNVLVSLTFLHVAEYLTYYGAFFLYSGLTVLGLLFVLGCLPETQGRRLEEMEALFSGNLCSCSASDGDGDRSRNILYNRVKGSDILSDNDASDME; via the exons ATGAGCAACCCTATGGGCGTCATGAGGAAGAAAGTGACAGACGACAGAGAGCGGCGGAGTCTCATCAGAGCGCGGTCTGAATCGAGCACCAATAACCCTGGCGTTACCGTCACCTCTGCCGCCGGCGAACCGGAGCTGGCCACCGACCAGGATGTCACACCGGTATTCGTGTACGTCTTGGCGTTTTTTTCTGCCCTGGGTGGCTTCCTTTTTGGCTATGACACCGGGGTGGTCTCTGGGGCTATGCTTCTCCTGAAAAAAGAAATGCATTTGACCACTCTATGGCAGGAGTTGTTGGTCTCCAGTACTGTGGGTGCAGCGGCGCTCTCTGCCCTGGCTGGCGGGACTCTGAATGGGCTCTACGGGCGCAGGATCTGCATACTAATGGCCAGCTTCATTTTTACTGCTGGAGGAGTTGTGTTAGGTGCTGCTCCAAACAAGGAGGTTCTTCTTGTTGGAAGGATTACAGTTGGCTTGGGAATAG gGATTGCCTCCATGACGGTTCCTGTTTACCTTGCGGAGGTCTCCCCACCACACCTGAGGGGTCAGCTGGTCACCATTTACACCCTCTTCATCACAGCCGGACAGTTTATTGCCAGTGTTGTGGACGGGGCCTTTACTTACCTGCACCACAACGGCTGGAG gTACATGTTGGGTCTGTCCATTGTCCCTGCGGTGCTCCAGTTCTCTGGTTTCCTTTTTCTGCCAGAGAGTCCCCGTTGGCTCCTTCAGAAGGGCCTTACCCAGCAGGCCAGGCAGGTGCTCAGCAGGATCCGTGGGGGTCAGAACATTGAAAAGGAGTATGACAGCATGAGGACCAACATCgaggatgaggagaaggatgCAG GTGGCCTAGTATTGTGGCGTATGCTGACTCGCCCTCCCACACGCAGAGCCCTGACCGTAGGCTGCGGCCTGCAGATGTTCCAACAGCTCTCTGGGATCAACACTGTCAT GTACTACAGCGCCACCATCCTACAGATGGCGGGGGTGAGGGACGACAAGCAGGCCATCTGGTTGGCTTCCGCCACCGCCGCCACCAACTTCCTGTTCACCCTGGTGGGGGTGTGGCTTGTGGAAAGAGTCGGACGCAGGAAGCTTACGCTGGGAAGCTTaatag GTACTGCTTTGAGTCTGACGGTCTTGGCTATAGGGTTCCTGTTATCAGCCCAGCACTCCCCTGCAGTCACTCTCCACCCCACTGACACCTCTCTCAACTCCACCTCCTGCACACTATATGG ATCCTGTGAGCCCTGCATGTTGGATCCTGGCTGTGGGTTCTGTTACCGTGAGAACGGTTCCACTGTATACGACTCTTCCTGCATACCTGTCAACCAAACATCGACCGATGAAGCCGCCTGGGGCAG GTGTTCCAATCTGAGCCAGGTCAGTGATGGGTCTCTCTGGGCCTATAACTACTGCCCCACTTCCTACTCCTGGATAGTGCTGCTTGGGCTCATCCTCTACCTGGCTTTCTTTGCTCCAG GTATGGGGCCCATGCCGTGGACAGTGAACAGTGAGATTTACCCTCTGTGGGCCAGGAGCACTGGGAACGCCTGTTCAGCCGGAGTCAACTGGATCTGTAACGTCCTGGTGTCACTCACCTTCCTCCACGTCGCTGAGTACCTCACCTACTATG gtgCGTTCTTCCTCTACTCAGGCCTGACTGTGCTGGGGCTGCTGTTTGTGCTGGGCTGTCTGCCAGAGACCCAGGGCCGCAGGCTGGAGGAGATGGAGGCCCTGTTCTCCGGAAACCTCTGCTCCTGCAGTGCGTCTGACGGGGATGGGGACAGATCCAGAAACATCCTGTACAACAGGGTAAAAGGGAGCGATATCCTCTCAGACAATGATGCCTCGGACATGGAGTAG